One Mesorhizobium sp. L-2-11 genomic region harbors:
- the gap gene encoding type I glyceraldehyde-3-phosphate dehydrogenase — translation MTVRVAINGFGRIGRNILRAIHESGRKDIDVVAVNDLGPVETNAHLLRYDSVHGRFPHEVTVDGDQITVGSEKFKVTAIKDPTQLPWKDLGIDIALECTGIFTARDKAAAHLTAGAKRVLVSAPAEGADLTVVYGINHDKLTKDHIVISNASCTTNCLAPLAAVLHEAVGIEKGMMTTIHSYTGDQPTLDTMHKDLYRARAAALSQIPTSTGAAKAIGLVLPDLKGKLDGISIRVPTPNVSVVDFKFIAKRSTTVQEINEAVIAASNGKLKGVLAVTRHPNVSIDFNHDPHSSIMALDQTKVMDGNFVSVLSWYDNEWGFSNRMADTAVAFGKTIA, via the coding sequence ATGACCGTCAGAGTTGCCATCAACGGATTCGGCCGCATCGGCCGCAACATCCTGCGCGCCATCCACGAATCCGGTCGCAAGGACATCGATGTCGTCGCCGTCAACGACCTCGGCCCGGTCGAGACCAATGCGCATCTGCTGCGCTACGACAGCGTGCATGGCCGCTTCCCGCATGAAGTGACGGTCGACGGCGACCAGATCACCGTCGGCAGCGAAAAATTCAAGGTCACCGCGATCAAGGACCCGACGCAGCTGCCGTGGAAGGATCTCGGCATCGACATCGCGCTCGAATGCACCGGCATCTTCACCGCCCGCGACAAGGCCGCCGCGCATCTGACCGCCGGCGCCAAGCGCGTCCTCGTCTCGGCGCCTGCGGAGGGCGCCGATCTCACCGTCGTCTATGGCATCAACCATGACAAGCTGACCAAGGACCACATCGTCATCTCGAACGCCTCCTGCACCACCAACTGCCTGGCGCCGCTGGCAGCCGTGCTGCATGAGGCCGTCGGCATCGAGAAGGGCATGATGACGACAATCCACTCCTACACCGGCGACCAGCCGACATTGGACACCATGCACAAGGATCTCTACCGCGCCCGCGCCGCGGCGCTATCGCAGATCCCGACCTCGACCGGCGCGGCCAAGGCGATCGGCCTGGTGCTGCCCGACCTCAAGGGCAAGCTCGACGGCATTTCCATCCGCGTGCCGACCCCGAACGTCTCGGTCGTCGATTTCAAGTTCATCGCCAAGCGTTCGACCACGGTGCAGGAAATCAACGAGGCGGTGATCGCCGCCTCCAACGGCAAGCTGAAGGGCGTTCTCGCGGTCACCCGTCATCCGAACGTGTCGATCGACTTCAACCACGATCCACATTCCTCGATCATGGCGCTCGACCAGACCAAGGTCATGGACGGCAACTTCGTTTCGGTGCTGTCCTGGTACGACAATGAATGGGGTTTTTCCAACCGCATGGCCGACACCGCAGTCGCCTTCGGCAAGACCATCGCCTGA
- the tkt gene encoding transketolase, producing the protein MTSREQHDRMANAIRFLSMDAVEKAQSGHPGLPMGCADIATVLFTRFLKYDAKNPHWPDRDRFILSAGHGSMLLYSLLYLTGYEDVTLDQIKHFRQVGSRTAGHPEYGHAAGIETTTGPLGQGLANSVGFALGERIMNAAFGNDLVDHYTYVLAGDGCLMEGVSQEAIALAGHLKLNKLIVFWDNNNISIDGPVSLADNTDQVARFQASGWNASHIDGQDPEAIAYAIEAARHSDKPTMIACKTTIGFGAPTKAGTNKAHGSPLGAEEIAGARKFFGWDYPPFELPADILDAWRDAGKTGIKARTDWEGRLARADVQLRSEFERRISGTLPANFDAVITDYKKKLSTDKPKVATRKSSEMALEIINGAVPETIGGSADLTGSNNTKTSQTKNITADDYGQRYVHYGIREHGMAAALNGLTLHGGLIAYGGTFMCFSDYARPSMRLASLMGIRSIFVMTHDSIGLGEDGPTHQPVEHLAALRAIPNHNVFRPADAVETAECWQLALEQEKTPSTLALTRQNLAAVRNDFVAENLCRQGAYELAAASGDAAVTIFASGSEVEIALAAREALEKHGHPTRVVSVPCFELFDKQSPDYRRKTIGNAPVKIAIEAGIRQGWDHFIGTDGIFIGMTGFGASGTIEQLYPHFGITAEATVKAAEARLHGE; encoded by the coding sequence ATGACCTCGCGTGAACAACATGACCGGATGGCCAATGCGATCCGTTTTCTTTCCATGGACGCCGTCGAGAAGGCCCAGTCCGGCCACCCCGGCCTGCCCATGGGCTGCGCCGATATCGCAACCGTGCTGTTCACGCGTTTCCTGAAATACGATGCGAAGAACCCGCATTGGCCCGATCGCGACCGCTTCATCCTGTCGGCCGGCCACGGTTCGATGCTGCTCTATTCGCTGCTCTATCTGACCGGCTACGAGGATGTCACCCTCGACCAGATCAAGCATTTCCGCCAGGTCGGATCGAGGACGGCGGGCCATCCCGAATATGGCCATGCCGCCGGCATCGAGACGACCACCGGCCCGCTCGGCCAGGGCCTTGCCAATTCGGTCGGCTTCGCGCTTGGCGAGCGCATCATGAATGCCGCCTTCGGCAACGACCTCGTCGACCACTACACCTATGTGCTGGCCGGTGACGGCTGCCTGATGGAGGGCGTTTCCCAGGAAGCCATCGCGCTTGCCGGACATCTCAAGCTGAACAAGCTGATCGTCTTTTGGGACAACAACAACATCTCGATTGACGGCCCGGTGTCACTGGCCGACAACACCGATCAGGTCGCCCGCTTCCAGGCGTCCGGCTGGAACGCCAGCCACATCGACGGCCAGGACCCGGAAGCGATCGCCTATGCCATCGAGGCGGCGCGCCATTCCGACAAGCCGACGATGATCGCCTGCAAGACGACGATTGGCTTCGGCGCGCCGACCAAGGCCGGCACCAACAAGGCGCACGGTTCGCCGCTCGGCGCCGAGGAAATCGCCGGCGCCAGAAAATTCTTCGGTTGGGATTATCCGCCATTCGAGCTTCCGGCCGACATCCTCGATGCCTGGCGCGACGCCGGCAAGACCGGCATCAAGGCACGCACCGACTGGGAAGGCCGCCTTGCCAGGGCTGACGTCCAATTGCGCAGCGAATTCGAGCGCCGCATCAGCGGCACGCTGCCGGCGAATTTCGACGCCGTCATCACCGACTACAAGAAGAAGCTCAGCACGGACAAACCGAAGGTTGCCACCCGCAAATCGTCGGAAATGGCGCTCGAAATCATCAACGGCGCCGTGCCGGAAACCATTGGCGGCTCGGCCGACCTGACCGGCTCCAACAACACCAAGACCAGCCAGACCAAGAACATCACGGCAGACGATTACGGCCAGCGCTACGTTCACTACGGCATCCGCGAGCACGGCATGGCCGCCGCGCTCAACGGACTGACGCTGCATGGCGGCCTCATAGCCTATGGCGGCACGTTCATGTGCTTTTCCGATTATGCCCGTCCGTCGATGCGGCTCGCCTCGCTGATGGGCATCCGCTCGATCTTCGTCATGACCCACGATTCCATCGGTCTCGGCGAAGACGGCCCGACCCATCAACCGGTCGAGCATCTGGCCGCACTGCGCGCCATTCCGAACCACAATGTCTTCCGCCCGGCCGACGCGGTCGAGACCGCCGAATGCTGGCAGTTGGCCCTCGAGCAGGAGAAGACGCCTTCGACGCTGGCGCTGACCCGGCAGAACCTGGCGGCGGTGCGCAACGACTTCGTTGCGGAAAACCTTTGTCGCCAGGGCGCCTACGAGCTGGCCGCCGCCAGTGGCGATGCGGCGGTGACGATCTTCGCTTCGGGCTCCGAGGTCGAGATTGCGCTGGCGGCGCGCGAGGCATTGGAGAAGCACGGCCATCCGACCCGCGTCGTCTCTGTGCCCTGCTTCGAATTGTTCGACAAGCAGAGCCCCGATTATCGCAGGAAGACGATCGGCAACGCGCCGGTCAAGATCGCCATCGAAGCCGGCATCCGCCAGGGCTGGGATCATTTCATCGGTACCGACGGCATCTTCATCGGCATGACCGGCTTCGGCGCCTCTGGCACGATCGAACAGCTCTATCCGCATTTCGGCATCACCGCCGAAGCGACGGTGAAGGCGGCGGAAGCCCGCCTGCACGGCGAGTAA
- a CDS encoding DUF4164 domain-containing protein translates to MTGETTLKEVIARLGKAIEGLENAVAAKLEHERDYTEAEAEVQRMNADRSRLAQELDNSEARAERLEDANKEVSRRLVTAMETIRAVLDR, encoded by the coding sequence ATGACCGGGGAAACGACACTCAAGGAAGTCATCGCCAGGCTGGGTAAGGCCATCGAGGGGCTGGAAAACGCCGTCGCGGCCAAACTCGAGCACGAGCGCGACTATACGGAAGCCGAGGCGGAGGTGCAGCGCATGAACGCCGACCGCTCGCGGCTGGCGCAGGAACTCGACAATTCCGAAGCGCGCGCCGAACGGCTGGAAGACGCCAACAAGGAAGTGTCGCGTCGGCTGGTGACCGCCATGGAAACCATCCGCGCCGTGTTGGACAGATAG
- a CDS encoding cell division protein ZapA: MAQVTVSIDGKQYRMACDEGQEEHLIDLAERFDRYVSHLKDSFGEIGDQRLTVMAGIMVMDELSELQKRVKGMESEVLTLRKTRDDALTKADKNDSVLTQALGALAQRMEDLATTLAVNKG, translated from the coding sequence ATGGCACAAGTCACGGTTTCCATCGATGGCAAGCAGTATCGCATGGCTTGCGACGAGGGCCAGGAAGAGCATCTGATCGACCTTGCCGAGCGCTTCGACCGCTATGTCTCGCATCTGAAAGACTCATTCGGCGAAATCGGCGACCAGCGGCTGACCGTAATGGCCGGCATCATGGTCATGGACGAGCTTTCGGAACTGCAAAAACGCGTCAAGGGCATGGAAAGCGAAGTGCTGACACTGCGTAAGACGCGTGACGATGCGCTGACCAAGGCCGACAAGAACGATTCCGTGCTGACCCAGGCGCTTGGCGCGCTCGCCCAGCGCATGGAAGACCTGGCGACGACGCTGGCGGTGAACAAGGGCTGA
- a CDS encoding peroxiredoxin, with product MSLRINDTAPDFTAETTQGTINFHEWIGDGWAVLFSHPKNFTPVCTTELGTMAGLEGEFKKRNVKIIGISVDPVESHGKWQDDIKKATGQSVNYPLIGDKDLKVAKLYEMLPAGAGETSEGRTPADNATVRSVYVIGPDKKIKLVLTYPMTTGRNFDEILRAIDSIQLTAKHQVATPANWKQGEDVIITAAVSNEDAVKRFGAFETILPYLRKTKQPSA from the coding sequence ATGAGCCTTCGTATCAATGACACCGCGCCGGATTTCACGGCCGAGACCACGCAAGGGACGATCAACTTCCACGAATGGATCGGTGACGGCTGGGCGGTGCTTTTCAGCCATCCGAAGAATTTCACGCCGGTCTGCACGACCGAGCTCGGCACGATGGCCGGGCTGGAAGGCGAGTTCAAGAAGCGCAACGTCAAGATCATCGGCATTTCCGTCGATCCGGTCGAAAGCCATGGCAAATGGCAGGATGATATCAAGAAAGCGACCGGCCAATCGGTGAACTATCCGCTGATCGGCGACAAGGACCTCAAGGTCGCCAAGCTTTACGAGATGCTGCCGGCGGGCGCCGGCGAAACCTCGGAAGGGCGCACGCCCGCCGACAACGCGACGGTGCGTTCAGTTTATGTCATCGGCCCCGACAAGAAGATCAAGCTGGTTCTCACCTATCCAATGACGACCGGCCGTAACTTCGATGAGATCCTGCGTGCGATCGATTCCATACAGTTGACCGCCAAGCACCAGGTGGCGACGCCGGCGAACTGGAAGCAGGGCGAGGACGTCATCATCACCGCCGCCGTTTCCAACGAGGATGCGGTCAAGCGCTTCGGCGCCTTCGAGACGATCCTGCCGTATCTCCGGAAGACCAAGCAGCCCTCCGCCTGA